In bacterium, a single window of DNA contains:
- a CDS encoding nitroreductase family protein yields MKRFRDVRFAPIVLFMSIWAISCQVLFAQETTKIDDALTVIHRRKSVRKYLDKPVTKEQLTVLMKAGMAAPTAADKRSWSFVAVTDRALLDSLSECSPTAKMLKQAAAAIVVCGDTRRALNSDVWIQDCSAASENILLAAEATGLGAVWIGIYPEYFKFNHVRRVLGIPMEVIPLNIISIGWPTGEEKPKDKFDPSNIHWQTW; encoded by the coding sequence ATGAAAAGATTTCGCGACGTAAGGTTTGCTCCGATTGTGCTCTTTATGAGCATATGGGCGATATCCTGTCAGGTTCTTTTTGCCCAGGAGACAACGAAAATTGATGACGCCCTCACTGTCATCCACCGGAGAAAAAGCGTTCGTAAATACCTCGATAAACCGGTGACGAAGGAACAGCTCACCGTTCTCATGAAAGCGGGCATGGCAGCACCGACCGCCGCAGACAAGCGGTCATGGTCGTTCGTGGCGGTAACCGATCGCGCACTCCTCGATTCGCTCTCAGAGTGTTCTCCGACCGCAAAAATGCTGAAACAGGCAGCCGCAGCCATCGTTGTATGCGGGGATACCAGACGGGCGCTCAACAGCGACGTATGGATACAGGACTGCTCCGCGGCATCCGAAAATATTCTCCTCGCTGCAGAGGCGACAGGACTTGGCGCTGTATGGATAGGCATTTATCCCGAGTATTTCAAATTCAACCATGTCCGCCGCGTTCTCGGTATACCGATGGAGGTTATTCCGCTCAACATCATCTCTATCGGCTGGCCGACCGGCGAGGAAAAGCCGAAGGATAAATTCGATCCGTCAAACATTCACTGGCAGACATGGTGA